The DNA segment CCAGCGCAGGGTGTCGGTGTCGAACAGCAGGAATTCGGTGCCCTTGGCCATCCCGCCCGGACCTTCGTCGACCCGGATCGCGATGCCCTTGTTCGCGTTGTTGCCCGGTTCGACGATGTAGGAGTGGACCTTGAAGCGCCCGTAGTCCATGTCGGACCAGGGGTCGCCGGTCAACTCCTGGGCGCGGGCGGCACCGGCGAGCAGGAGGACGGCCGCCACCGGCCAACTGGCAGTTTTGAGATGTCGCATCAGACCGTGTGATGGTAGCCGTGCGGGAGGACTGGTAAAACCCCAACGATGACCCGGCCTGCCGCACTTCGTTCAGGTGTCTCGCCTCTGGCCCTCCTGGTCCTCGTTTCGTGCGCTGGACCCGGTCCGCTGCAGGTCAGCGAGAGCGGCGCGGGGGCGTACGAGCCTGCGCTCGCCGCCATGAGCGGTGGCGCCGCTGTTGCCTGGTACGACAACCGCGACGGCAACGCGGAGATCTATCTGCGGTTGGTCGGCGTGGAGCCGGGAGGGGGCGTAACCGCTTCGGGCAGAGACGGACTGTCGCCGGAGCTTCGGCTCACGCGGTCGGGAGCCGAGTCCTACGAAGTGTCGATCGATCGACTGGGCGAGGGTCTGGCGGTCGCCTGGTACGAGAAATCGGCTACCGGTGACCTGGAGGCCCGACTGGGTCTGTGGACGGCTGAGCGAGGGTTCGTCTGGGAAACACCCGTGGAAGCGCATGAAGGTTCGAGCCGCAACCCGGTGGTGGTCGCGGACGGGGAGCGGGGCCGGGTCTTCTGCGCCTGGATCGAGCGACGTGACGAGTGGGAGTCGGTCATGGCTGCCTGGTGGGGTCGGGACGGCGACATGCTCGGTGAGCCGCTGCGTCTCCGCCTGGCCGGCACGACGACCTGGAACCTGAACGCGACGCTCGCTCCCGACGGCGCCGCGGTGGTGGTCTGGGACGCGGCGGGGGGACGGCGGACGGAGGAGTTGTACATCGCGCGCGTCGACGGCGCCGGTGTGCGCAGCGTGCGGCTGACTCGGGAGGACGGCCACGCCTCCAAGTACCCCGACATCGCCCTGGGGCCGGACCGGGCCGCCCTGACCTGGTTCGACGAGAAGAACGGCAACCGGGAGGTCTACCTGTGGACCGGGCCCTTGGAGGGACTGTGGCGAGACGCGGAAGCGGGTGCCGGAATCGACGACGGCTCGCGACGCGTCACGGAAAGTCCGGGCGAGACGATCGGCGCCTACATTGCGTACTCAGCCGCCGGTTCGGGCGGCTTCGGCCTCGCCTGGTCGGACGAAGTGGACGGCGGCCGGCAGATCTTCTTCCTGGCCCTCGATGCGAGCGGCTCTCCGCTCGGCGAACCGCGACGGCTGTCGAGCGGAGACGGGCTCAAGTTCGTTCCGGCGATCGAGGCGCTCGGCGAAGGCTTCGCGTTGACCTGGAATGAAGTACGCCCCGGGCCGGGCGGTCTGCACGGCGGTGCCAGCCGTTCCGAAGTGTTCTTCGCCGAAGTGGGTCACGATGGACGCCCAAGTGGCATAACCTCACGCCCCTGACGAAAGGGGTTGCAATGAAGAAGTCGCTTCTTTGGATCGTCGCTGCGGTAGCCGGTCTCGTGCTGCTCGGCCTTGGCTACGGCATCGGATGGGTGACCGGCGTGACCGGCGTCGGGCGTACCGTTCCGCTGGAGGAGCTCTCGGAGCGGGAGCGGGTGTTCGCCGAGCGGATGCAGAACGTCGACCTGGTGGGGCACTTCACGATCCAGAACATCTCCGGGCTCGAGGAGGTCGAGGGCGTCAGTCGCGACAAGAACCCGGAGCGGTACGAGATCGCGAGCGTCTCGAAGCTCGAGGGGGAGGGCGACCGCTGGCGCTTCGACGTCCGCGTCGTCTACATGACGGTGGACGTCACGCTGCCGGTGGTCGTGCCGATGGTCTGGGCCGGCGATACGCCCATGGTCAGCATTACCGACTTCGAGATCCCGGGTTTGGGCGATCAGTTCGGGGCGCGCGTCCTGTTCTACGACGAGCGCTACGCCGGGACCTGGGACCACGGGCCGTACGGGGGCCTGATGTACGGCGTGATCGAGCCGGCGGGGAGCGGCGAGTAGGCGACGCCTACCAGGTGTCGATGTTGCGGCGCTTCTTGCCGTTGCGAACCGGGGGCGGCGGCACGGAGTCGAGAGAGCGGGCGATCCAGCGCCGCGAGTCGGCAGGGTCGATCACGTCGTCGACGGCGAACGACGCGCCGGCGGTGAGGGCGCTGCCGCGCTCATAGGCCGCGGCGACCAGTTCTTCGTAGCGGGCGCGGCGCTCCTCGGGGTCCTCGATCGCCGCCAGTTCATTGCGGAAGCCGAGCTTCACCTGGCCTTCGAGTCCCATGCCGCCGAACTCGGCGGTGGGCCAGGCCACGGTGAAGAAGGGCTCCTTCAGATCACCGCCGGCCATGGCCTGGGCGCCGAGTCCGTAGGCCTTGCGTAGCACGATCGTCAGGCTGGGCACGGAGATGTTGGCGCCGACGACGAACAGGCGGCAGCAATGCCGCACCAGGGCGGTGCGCTCGATCTCGGGGCCGACCATCATGCCCGGCGTATCGCAGAGCACGAGGACCGGAACGTCGAAGGCGTCGCAGAGCTGCAGGAAGCGGGCGCCCTTGTCCGAGCCGTCGCTGTCGATGGCGCCGGAGAGGAACTCGGGGTTGTTCGCGAGGATGCCCACGGGCCGGCCCTCGATGCGGACGAGAGCAGTCACCATGCCGAGGCCGAATTCGGGCCGCAGTTCCAGCACGCTGCCGGTGTCGGCCAGGGTGTGGATCACCTCCCGGATGTCGTAGACGCGCAGGCGGTTCTCGGGCACGATCCGGCGCAGGAGGCGCTGATCGGGCGCTTCCCAGCTTTCCGTGCGGCCCTGGAAGTAGGACAGGTACTGCCTGGCGACGGCCACCGCTTCCTCTTCGTTCTCGACGGCGACGTCGACGACGCCGTTCGGCACCTGGACGTCCATCGGGCCGACTTCCTCCGGCCGGAACACGCCCAGCCCGCCGCCCTCGATCAGGGCCGGGCCGCCCATGCCGATGCTCGAGTCGGCGGTAGCGATGATCACGTCGCAGCAGCCGAGCAGCGCCGCGTTGCCTGCGAAGCAGAACCGTGACGTGATGCCCACGATCGGCACGAGTCCGGAGAGCCGGGCGAAGGAGGTGAAGGTCGGCGTGTCGAGCGGTCGGTAGGTTTCGTCGCTGCGGCCCTGGCCGGCCTTGGTCGTCGAGGCGCCGCCCTTCCGCTTGCCGCCGGTGCCGGCGCGGCCGCCTCCGCCTTCGGCGAACAGTACGACCGGCCGCTTCCAGCGGTGCGCCAGTTCGACCATCCGGTCCGTCTTCGGATGGTTGAGCGCGCCCTGGGTGCCGGCGAGGACGGTGTAGTCGTAGGCCATGACGACGCAGCGGTTGCGATCGTCAGGGAAGAGCTCGCCGTTGATCGAACCGACGCCGGTGACCATGCCGTCCGTCGGGAATTTGCGGATGACCTCTTCCTTCGGGAGCCCCGTACCGGGCGTGAGCACGAGTTGTCCATGTTCGACGAAGCTGCCCTCGTCGCAGAGTTGGTCGATGTTCTCCCGCGCCGTCCTCTGCTTCGTGTTGCGCCGCTTCCGGACGGCCTCGGGCCGGGCGTCGTCGAGGGTCACCGCGTGGCGCTCGAGTACCTCGGCGAGATCGGGTCGGACGGCGTCGAGGTCGACCTCGGTCTCTTCGTCCCCCGCCGCGGCGGCCACGTCCCCTTCCTCGACCAGGGCCAGAACGTGGCCCTCCCAGACCGCGTCGCCGACCGCCGCGCGGAGATGGCGGAGTACGCCGCCGACGTTCGATCGGATCTCGTGCTCCATCTTCATCGCCTCCATGATGAAGAGGATCTGGCCCGCCGCGATCTCCTGACCGGGCTCCGTTTCCAGGCTGAGCACGGTGCCCTGCATCGGCGCGCGCACCGCGGTGAGCCCTTCGGGAACCGGAGTCGAATCGACGGGCGGCGGCTCGGCGCTGGGCAGGTTCACCGAGGGAGCTCCGGACTTGCCGTGGTCGAGAACGGCGAGCGGATCGACGGCGTCGACCTTGACGCCGGCCAGACCTCGTCCTGCGTCGCCGGCCTTGCCGGCCTGGCACGGTTGGTCGCCGAGTCCGGTCGCGGCTTCGACCAGTTCGGTCAGGCGCTCGTCGACGAAGCGGGTGTGGACGCTCCAGGCCCGAACCTCGGCGTGGCCCAGCAGCGCGCGCAGGAAGGAAGCGTTCGTGTCGATGCCGTCGGTCCTGAAGTCGCCGAGCGCGCGGGAAGTCCGCGCCAGCGCGGCGCCGAGGTCTTCGGCCGGCGTGCGCCCGACGATCTTGGCCAGCAGGGAGTCGAAGCGAGGATTCGTCTGGTAGCCGGCGTAGCCGAAGGTGTCCGTGCGCACGCCCGGCCCGGAAGGCGGCTCGAAGGTGGCGAGGACGCCGCCGCCCGGAACCACGCGGCCGTCCGCCGCCATCGTCTCCATGTTGACCCGGGCCTGAACCGCGTGGCCGCGCGGCGCCGCGCCGTCCCCGCCGAAGCCCAGGTCGGCGAGAAGCTGGCCGCGGGCGAGTTCGAGCTGGAGGTGGACGAGGTCGACGCCGAAGACCTCTTCCGTGACCGTGTGCTCGACCTGGAGCCGGGCGTTCGCCTCGATGAAGTAGTAGCGCGGTTCGGTCCGGTTGCCCGTTTCAACCAGGAACTCGACCGTGCCCAGATTGCGGTAGCCGGCCGCCGAGGCGAGAGCGACCGCCGCCTCGCGCAGTGCGCTGCGCACACCGTCCGGCAACGCGGGCGCGGGCGCGATCTCGATCAGCTTCTGGTGGCGGCGCTGCAAGCTGCAGTCGCGGTCGCCGAAGTGGCGGACCGCACCGCTGTCGTCGGCGGCGACCTGCACTTCCACGTGGCGCACGCCGGAAAGCAACTGCTCGACGAACACGCCATCCGTGTCGAAGGCGGCGCCGGCCTCGGAGGTCGCTCGCCGGTAGGCGTCTTCGATCTCATCGGCCGTTCGGACGACTCTCATCCCGCGGCCGCCGCCGCCGCCGACTGCCTTGATCAGCATCGAGGCTCCGGCCGGCAGTTCGTCAAAGAACGAGCGAGCCTGTTCCAGGGTCACCGCCTCCGAGACTCCCGGGACGACCGGCACGCCCTGCCGCTCCGCGAGGACGCGAGCCCGCGCTTTGTCGCCGAACAGTTCCAGCGCTTCCGGCGGCGGGCCGACGAAGCAGATGCCGGCGTCGATGCAGGAGCGGGCGAATTGGGCGTTCTCGCTGAGGAAACCGTAGCCGGGGTGGATCGCGTCGCAGTCGTGCTCATCAGCGACGCGGAGCAGTTGCTCGCCGTCGAGGTAGGCGGCGGGCCCGGCGGCAGGGAGGGCCGCGGACTCGTCCGCTCTCGACGCGTGGAGCGAACGGGCGTCGTCCTCCGAGAAGACAGCGACCGTTGGAATGCCGAGTTCCGCCGCTGCGCGGGCGATACGGACCGCGATCTCGCCGCGATTGGCGATCAGGAGCTTCATCGAAACAACTTCCCGGACACGAAAGGGGTCGCTATCCTACGCGGCCATGAAGGTCCTCCGCACGCCCGACGAACACTTCGCCAACCTGCCCGACTTCGACTACGAGCCCCGCTACACCGTCGTTCCCCGGGGAGACGGCGAAGGCGAGGGGCTCCGGATTCACCACGTGGAGGCCGGCCCGGCGGACGGTCCGCTGGTCCTTCTCATGCATGGCCAGCCGACCTGGAGCTTCCTCTACCGCCGGATGATCCCGGTGCTGGCGGAGCGGGGTATGCGTGTGATGGCGCCCGACCTCGTCGGCTACGGCCGGTCCGACAAGCCGACCGAGCGGGACGACTACACGTACCAGAGACAAGTCGACTGGCTGAGCGCCTGGCTGCGCAGCAACGGCGTCGAGCACGCGACCCTGGTCGGCCAGGACTGGGGAGGCCTGATCGGCCTACGCATGGTGGCGCTCGACCCGGCCCGCTTCGACCGCGTCGTCGCCGCGAACACGGGCCTCCCCCTGCCGATGAACGTGCCGGAAGAGACGATGGAGAAGATCGCGAAGTTCCGTGCCGAGGCGCCGACGCCGACCATCATGGAAATGCAGCAGCAGATCTCGCGGATGGGGAGCCGGGTTCCGGCGATGAAGTTCGCGTACTGGCAGAAGTGGACCTGGGAGACCGAGGATATCCCCGTCGGGATGCTCCTCGCGGGCAGCGTCGACGGAGTGACGCTCACGCCCGAAGAGGTCGCGGCCTACGACGCGCCCTTCCCCGACCCTTCCTACAAGGCCGGGATCCGCGCCATGCCGAGCCGGGTGCCGACGCTGCCGAACGACCCCTCCGTGCGGGCCCAGGTCGAGGCTTGGAAGGTGTTCTCGGAGTGGACGAAGCCGTTCCTCTGCGCCTTCTCGGACAACGACCCGGTGACGGGCGCGGCGCGGCGGCCGTTCGAGGAGAGGGTTCCCGGTGCGCAGGGCCAGCCGCACGCGACGATCGAGGGCGGCGGGCACTTCCTCCAGGAGGGCCGCGGCGCGGAGCTGGCCACGATCGTCGCCGCTTTCATCGATTCGACGCCGGCCGGCGGCTAGCGTCGTGATCGTGGCTGACCGGCGCAGGGTACTCCGGCGAGCGCTGATCGCGGTCGGTGTCGTCGTGGCGCTCGCCGGCGCCGCCGTCGCGGCGGCCGGCATCTACGTTCGCGCTGCGCCGCGACCGCCGGACACCACGGAGGTGAAGCTGCTGGTCGGCGGCGGCGGCGACGTCGACCACTGCGACCTGCCGGTCCTCGACGGCTCGGGCCCGGCCGCGGATGAGATTCCGGTCGCCTACACGCCGGGTTGCGAGGGCTGGACGGAGTGGCCGCTCCCGGTGCTGGCCGCCTGCACGGAGCCGCTGACCGAGGGTGCGCCCGATCTGCGCGGTCTGTGGCTGGATGATGACAGCGGTCACCTCGAGCGGGTCGAGCAGTGCGGCGACCGGGTCGTCGTCACCACGGTCGGACTGATTCATGACATGCGCGCCGACGGCACTCTCCGCAATGGCGTCAACGACGTGAGTCCGAGCTGCACGAGGATCCGCAACCGGACGCGCTACCGGGACGGCGTCCTGGAGATGGACGGCTACGGCATCCCCTGGATCCGGGTCGAGCGATGGATGGAGGGCGAGGAACTGCGCTGGACCCATCCCCTGGCCGGCAGCCACCGGATGAAACGTATCTGCCACGTGCCGCCGGACCGGCTGACGCGCGAGCCCTACTGAGCGCGGCTGACCCCGGGGTACGATGCCGTCATGCTCGGCTGGACGCTCGATGCCCCGGCGTATCTCGACCGGCTGCGCGATGAGTTGGAGAGGATCGACGCGGCGGCGGTGGAGCGCTGGGCCGACTTTGTCTTCGACGTCTGGACGCGGGAGAGCACGCTCTACCTGATCGGAAACGGCGGCTCGGCCGCGGCGGCGAGCCACCTGAGCGTCGACCTGGGCAAGGGCACGGTCGCGACGAACAACCTGCGGGACGAGTCCCATCGTCGGCTGCGGGTCGTCAGCCTGACGGACAACGTGCCCTGGATCACCGCGGTCGCGAACGACCTGGACTACGAGCAGGTCTTCGTCCAGCAACTGATGAGCGCGGCCGCCGACGGCGACGCCCTGATGGCGTTCAGCGGTTCGGGCAACAGCCCGAACGTGGTGGCCGCGGTGGACTGGGCGAACCGGCGCGGCCTCCGAACCTTCGGCTTGACCGGGTTCGACGGCGGCAAGTTGAAGCAACTTCAGCAGGACGGCCTTCACGTCGCGCTGGACGACATGGGCATGGTCGAGAGCATTCACGTGTGCCTCTTCCACTGGATCGTGGACGACGTCTACGCCCGCACGCAGCAGACCGGACGGCACGCCTGAGGGCCGCGCCGTGGCAACGGTATCGGGCGGGCGCCGCGTGGACCTTCTCGGCCGGGGTGCGACCTGGGTGCATGAGGTCGAAGGCCCTCCCGGCGCGCCGGTCCTCCTGCTGCTGCATGGTCTCGCGGCTACCGCGCTACTGAACTGGTCGACGAGCTTCGTGGCCCTGGCGCGCGGCTTTCGGGTCGTCGCGCTCGATCACCGGGGTCATGGCCGGGGGATTCGACGGATCGGCGCCTTCAAGCTGGAGGACTGCGCCGACGACGCGGCGGCCCTGGCCGATCGGCTGGGCGTGGAGCGGGTGATCCCGGTCGGTTACTCGATGGGCGGCGCGGTGGCCCAGTTGTTCTGGCGACGTCACCCGGACCGGACCGCGGGTCTCGTGCTTTGTGCGACGGGTTCCAGCTTCGGCGGGCCGCGGGCCAAGCGGGCCGCCTCGGCGCTCGGGCCGCTGCTGTCGCTCGCGGCTCGGGTGGCGCCCCAGTCGGTGTGGAACGACATGGGCGAGCGGATGCTCGAGAACGTCCAGGATCCCGGCCGGCGTCTGGCATTGAAGGAGGAACTCGCAACGACGGAGCCGGCCTCGGTCATCGAGGCCGCCGCCGCGCTCGCACGCTTCGACTCGAGCCCATGGCTCGGCGAGGTCGACGTGCCGGCCGCGGTCGTCCAGACCGAGCAGGACGGGCACATCCCGCCCAGGTACCAGGCGCTGATGGCGGATGCGATCCCGGGCGCGGAGGTTCATCGGGTCGACGCCGATCACTACGCCTGCGTGGCGCGGCCGGACGTGTTCGTTCCGACTCTGTTTCGAGCTTGCCGTTCGATAGCGCTGCGCGGCGCGCCGGTGCGGGCCGCGCCGGCTGCTGCCTCCTGACGCGCAGTGCAAACCCGGCTAGCGATGCTTGCGCTTCCGCCGCCGGCGCCGCCGGCGCCGCCGCGGCCGCGCAACGTGGGCCGGCTGTGCGGCGGGCTGGCGGCTGAGGTTCACCATCCATTCCCACGCGACCTGGCTCCACGCGGTCACCTTCTCGACGCCGCGGTCCACCAGGTCGTAGATGACCGGGACGACGAGCAGCGTGAGCAGGGTCGAGGTGGCCATGCCGCCCATCGTCAGCACCGCGATCGCGGCCCGGGCCTCGGAACCGGAGGCGGTCGAGAACGCCACCGGCAGCAGGCCGCAGATCAGCGAGAAGGCGGTCATCAGGACCGGACGCAGGCGGGCCGGCCCGGCTTCGAGAATGGCCTCCCGGCGTGAGCGGCCGTCCTGACGGAGCCGGTTGATGTAGTCGATCAGCAGGATCCCGTTCTTCATGACCAGACCCATCAGGACGAGGAGGCCGATGCCGCTCATCATGTCGAGCGGCTTGTCCGCGAGCTTGAGGGCCAGGAAGGCGCCGATGAAGGAGAGCGGCGCCGACATCATGATCGTGATCGGGTGGACCAGGGAGTTGAAGAGCGAGGCCAGCACCATGTAGATCGCCGCGATCGCCAGCACGAAGGCGAAGAGCAGCGACAGGCCCGTCTCCCGCATGACGACTGTCATGCCACTGGGGACGAGCTGGTTCGGCGGCGCGAGGCCGATCTGGCGGCCGTACTCTTCGACCCGGGCGGCCAGTTCGGACTGCGCCGTACCCTCCGCGGCGTTGGCGGCGATCGTGATCTCGCGGGAGCGGTTCTGGCGGCTGATCCGGACCGCGCCCTCGCCGAGGCGGATGTCGGCGACGTTGGTGATCGGAGTCAGTTGACCCGAGGCGGTGCGGATCTGGATCAGGTCCAGCTTGGCCGGCGTGTCGCGATACTCGGGCAGCACCTGCACGCGGACGTCGTAGCGCTCGCCGTCCTCCTCGAAGGCCCCGAGTTTCTCGCCGGCGAGCAGGGTGCGGATCGTGCGGCCGATGACCGTGGCCGGCACTCCCAGGTCGGCCGCCCGGTCGCGATCCACGTCGATCTCGATCTCCGGCTTGCCGGTTTCCCAACTCGTGCCGACGTCGACGAACGCCGGGTCGAACCGCATCAGCCCCAGCAGCCGTTCCGAGTAGAACTCCAGGTCCTCCATCCGCGGGCCGCGCAGGCTGTAGGTGACGGCGCGCGCCCCCAACTGGTCGTCACTGCCCGCGATCCAGTTGATCGGCGATACGGCGATCTCCTCGGCTTCCGGGACTCGGGCCAGCAACTGCTCACGGACCCGGTCCATGATCGCGAGCTGGCCGAGGTCGCGCTCGCGCTTGTTCGTCAACTGGACGTAGATCGAGGCGCGGTTGGGTTCCTGCCGGCTGCCGCCGCCGATCGTCGCGAAGCGGTTTCGGACCTCCGGATCGGCCGCGAGCACTTCCTCGGCGCGTCGAGCCGCTTCCGCGGTGACGCCGAGGGGCGTACCGATCGGCATCTTCAACTCGACGTTGAACTCGCTCCGGTCCTCGGTGACGAACAGGTCGAACGGGAGGGTTCTGGCTACCAGCACGCCGCCGGCCATGGCCACGACGGCGACGGCAAGAGTGACCAGGCGATGGCCGAGAGCGCGCTGTAGCACTGCCTGGTAGAAGCGGTCGAGAGCGTCGAGGCCCCGGCCCAGGACCCGGCTGACGGGATCCCTCCCCTGGCGACCCGTCAGCACCCGGCTGCCCAGCATGGGCGTAAGGGTCAGCGCGAACACGCTCGAGACGCAGACGGCGATCGCCATCACCATCCCGAACTCGTAGAACCACTGGCCGACGGTGCCGGTCAGGAACGCGATCGGCACGAAGACGGCGCACAGGGCGAGGGTCGTGGAGATGACCGCCAGCGTCACCTGGCTGGCGCCCACCTCCGCCGCCTCTCGGCGCCCCAGGCCCTGCTCGATCCGCCGGTAGATCACCTCCAGGACGACGATCGCGTCGTCGATCACGACGCCGATCGCCAGGGACAGCGCCATCAGGGTCATCACGTTCAGCGTGAAGTCCGCCAGGTAGAAGAACGTGAACGACGCGATGACCGAGGAGGGGATCGCCAGCGCCGAGATCAGGGTCGACCTCGGGTTGCGCAGGAACAGGAGGACGACCGCGACCACGAGCAGGCCGCCCCAGAGCATGTTGGAGAAGACGGAGTAGATCGAGTCTTCGATGAACACCGCCATGTCGCGGGTG comes from the Acidobacteriota bacterium genome and includes:
- a CDS encoding haloalkane dehalogenase, which produces MKVLRTPDEHFANLPDFDYEPRYTVVPRGDGEGEGLRIHHVEAGPADGPLVLLMHGQPTWSFLYRRMIPVLAERGMRVMAPDLVGYGRSDKPTERDDYTYQRQVDWLSAWLRSNGVEHATLVGQDWGGLIGLRMVALDPARFDRVVAANTGLPLPMNVPEETMEKIAKFRAEAPTPTIMEMQQQISRMGSRVPAMKFAYWQKWTWETEDIPVGMLLAGSVDGVTLTPEEVAAYDAPFPDPSYKAGIRAMPSRVPTLPNDPSVRAQVEAWKVFSEWTKPFLCAFSDNDPVTGAARRPFEERVPGAQGQPHATIEGGGHFLQEGRGAELATIVAAFIDSTPAGG
- a CDS encoding carbamoyl-phosphate synthase large subunit — its product is MKLLIANRGEIAVRIARAAAELGIPTVAVFSEDDARSLHASRADESAALPAAGPAAYLDGEQLLRVADEHDCDAIHPGYGFLSENAQFARSCIDAGICFVGPPPEALELFGDKARARVLAERQGVPVVPGVSEAVTLEQARSFFDELPAGASMLIKAVGGGGGRGMRVVRTADEIEDAYRRATSEAGAAFDTDGVFVEQLLSGVRHVEVQVAADDSGAVRHFGDRDCSLQRRHQKLIEIAPAPALPDGVRSALREAAVALASAAGYRNLGTVEFLVETGNRTEPRYYFIEANARLQVEHTVTEEVFGVDLVHLQLELARGQLLADLGFGGDGAAPRGHAVQARVNMETMAADGRVVPGGGVLATFEPPSGPGVRTDTFGYAGYQTNPRFDSLLAKIVGRTPAEDLGAALARTSRALGDFRTDGIDTNASFLRALLGHAEVRAWSVHTRFVDERLTELVEAATGLGDQPCQAGKAGDAGRGLAGVKVDAVDPLAVLDHGKSGAPSVNLPSAEPPPVDSTPVPEGLTAVRAPMQGTVLSLETEPGQEIAAGQILFIMEAMKMEHEIRSNVGGVLRHLRAAVGDAVWEGHVLALVEEGDVAAAAGDEETEVDLDAVRPDLAEVLERHAVTLDDARPEAVRKRRNTKQRTARENIDQLCDEGSFVEHGQLVLTPGTGLPKEEVIRKFPTDGMVTGVGSINGELFPDDRNRCVVMAYDYTVLAGTQGALNHPKTDRMVELAHRWKRPVVLFAEGGGGRAGTGGKRKGGASTTKAGQGRSDETYRPLDTPTFTSFARLSGLVPIVGITSRFCFAGNAALLGCCDVIIATADSSIGMGGPALIEGGGLGVFRPEEVGPMDVQVPNGVVDVAVENEEEAVAVARQYLSYFQGRTESWEAPDQRLLRRIVPENRLRVYDIREVIHTLADTGSVLELRPEFGLGMVTALVRIEGRPVGILANNPEFLSGAIDSDGSDKGARFLQLCDAFDVPVLVLCDTPGMMVGPEIERTALVRHCCRLFVVGANISVPSLTIVLRKAYGLGAQAMAGGDLKEPFFTVAWPTAEFGGMGLEGQVKLGFRNELAAIEDPEERRARYEELVAAAYERGSALTAGASFAVDDVIDPADSRRWIARSLDSVPPPPVRNGKKRRNIDTW
- a CDS encoding SIS domain-containing protein, translating into MLGWTLDAPAYLDRLRDELERIDAAAVERWADFVFDVWTRESTLYLIGNGGSAAAASHLSVDLGKGTVATNNLRDESHRRLRVVSLTDNVPWITAVANDLDYEQVFVQQLMSAAADGDALMAFSGSGNSPNVVAAVDWANRRGLRTFGLTGFDGGKLKQLQQDGLHVALDDMGMVESIHVCLFHWIVDDVYARTQQTGRHA
- a CDS encoding alpha/beta hydrolase, whose translation is MATVSGGRRVDLLGRGATWVHEVEGPPGAPVLLLLHGLAATALLNWSTSFVALARGFRVVALDHRGHGRGIRRIGAFKLEDCADDAAALADRLGVERVIPVGYSMGGAVAQLFWRRHPDRTAGLVLCATGSSFGGPRAKRAASALGPLLSLAARVAPQSVWNDMGERMLENVQDPGRRLALKEELATTEPASVIEAAAALARFDSSPWLGEVDVPAAVVQTEQDGHIPPRYQALMADAIPGAEVHRVDADHYACVARPDVFVPTLFRACRSIALRGAPVRAAPAAAS
- a CDS encoding efflux RND transporter permease subunit codes for the protein MLNLPLLSIRRPVFALMLNLALVVLGLVSLNRLNVDLNPDVEVPFVTVTTVLEGASPETVETEVTDLLEEQINTIEGIRDLSSVSSEGVSQVFVEFETDYDVDVKAQQVREKVAPVRAELPLDAEDPVVIQLDPDATPILSVMLGGPLSVRELSEIAENMVKDRLERLPGVGSIEIIGSRRREVRIWLDPVRLAGYGLSIDDVRSTLLLENAETAGGRVEGREREWTVTTSGRVKRVEDFGALIAAERGGRLVYLRDVAKIEDGLAEERSLARFNGQRGVSLEVRRRSGTNTVAVAEAVRTEVEALRPNLPPGMEVLITRDMAVFIEDSIYSVFSNMLWGGLLVVAVVLLFLRNPRSTLISALAIPSSVIASFTFFYLADFTLNVMTLMALSLAIGVVIDDAIVVLEVIYRRIEQGLGRREAAEVGASQVTLAVISTTLALCAVFVPIAFLTGTVGQWFYEFGMVMAIAVCVSSVFALTLTPMLGSRVLTGRQGRDPVSRVLGRGLDALDRFYQAVLQRALGHRLVTLAVAVVAMAGGVLVARTLPFDLFVTEDRSEFNVELKMPIGTPLGVTAEAARRAEEVLAADPEVRNRFATIGGGSRQEPNRASIYVQLTNKRERDLGQLAIMDRVREQLLARVPEAEEIAVSPINWIAGSDDQLGARAVTYSLRGPRMEDLEFYSERLLGLMRFDPAFVDVGTSWETGKPEIEIDVDRDRAADLGVPATVIGRTIRTLLAGEKLGAFEEDGERYDVRVQVLPEYRDTPAKLDLIQIRTASGQLTPITNVADIRLGEGAVRISRQNRSREITIAANAAEGTAQSELAARVEEYGRQIGLAPPNQLVPSGMTVVMRETGLSLLFAFVLAIAAIYMVLASLFNSLVHPITIMMSAPLSFIGAFLALKLADKPLDMMSGIGLLVLMGLVMKNGILLIDYINRLRQDGRSRREAILEAGPARLRPVLMTAFSLICGLLPVAFSTASGSEARAAIAVLTMGGMATSTLLTLLVVPVIYDLVDRGVEKVTAWSQVAWEWMVNLSRQPAAQPAHVARPRRRRRRRRRKRKHR